The following coding sequences lie in one Capsicum annuum cultivar UCD-10X-F1 chromosome 5, UCD10Xv1.1, whole genome shotgun sequence genomic window:
- the LOC107870611 gene encoding protein PLASTID TRANSCRIPTIONALLY ACTIVE 16, chloroplastic-like: MTSLIPASPNTSSGLSFGRQKAKDPGKVFGAGATGQVGIRIAQILLCEFYSVRVGVSDLGATQELARLAISYKVSKMKKEIKKVMKTLNLLEKIFGLLIYANINSFVMIFLKLIASRTCY, translated from the exons ATGACGTCTTTGATACCTGCTAGTCCAAACACATCTTCTGGTTTGTCTTTTGGAAGGCAAAAGGCAAAGGATCCTGGAAAGGTTTTTGGTGCTGGTGCCACTGGACAAGTTGGTATCCGCATTGCTCAGATACTACTATGTGAATTTTATAGTgtaagagttggagtttctgaccTTGGTGCAACACAAGAACTAGCTCGTTTAGCCATTAGCTACAAG gtgtccaaaatgaagaaagagataaagaaagTGATGAAGACATTGAACTTACTcgagaagatttttgggttgttgATATATGCCAATATAAATAGTTTTGTGATGATTTTCTTGAAACTTATCGCGAGTCGAACTTGCTACTAa